A genomic region of Brevibacillus sp. JNUCC-41 contains the following coding sequences:
- a CDS encoding OsmC family protein gives MKTMITWTGEMAFSGTTPSGHEIKMDASEDVGGKNSGARPTELLLHSLAGCTGIDIVMILKKMRFETKSFQIEIEGARSENHPKRFTDFHIHYLLEGDMPEDKVVRAIQLSKNTYCSVYHSLNANIKISYSINGVKGKQEL, from the coding sequence ATGAAGACAATGATTACATGGACAGGGGAAATGGCCTTTTCTGGCACAACTCCGTCGGGACATGAAATAAAGATGGATGCATCCGAAGATGTAGGAGGAAAAAATAGCGGAGCAAGACCCACTGAGTTACTTTTGCATTCTCTTGCCGGGTGCACAGGCATTGATATTGTAATGATTTTAAAAAAAATGCGATTTGAAACAAAGTCCTTTCAAATAGAAATAGAAGGGGCACGATCAGAAAATCATCCTAAGCGATTTACCGATTTTCATATCCATTATTTATTGGAGGGTGATATGCCTGAAGATAAAGTGGTCCGTGCCATTCAATTATCCAAAAATACGTACTGTTCAGTATATCATTCATTAAATGCCAACATTAAAATCAGCTATTCGATAAATGGTGTAAAAGGAAAACAAGAATTATAA